Proteins from one Deinococcus sp. AB2017081 genomic window:
- a CDS encoding IMPACT family protein: MSADAPAPLPAPFTTLAAPHRHDAVVSNSEFLAFAARADTPDDALAQLSALRERYPDATHHCWAYVIGPAYRFHDDGEPGGTAGTPILRAIQGQGVDHVMVVVVRYYGGVNLGTGGLVRAYGGTAAECLRTAPRLEIRPRQAVTVHVPFEHVGAVYHALDTFDTVRGAEDYGADGLSMTVQLYPDDVDTFTATLRDATRGAAVTSLS; the protein is encoded by the coding sequence CTGAGCGCAGACGCCCCGGCCCCGCTGCCTGCCCCCTTCACCACGCTGGCGGCCCCGCACCGGCACGACGCCGTGGTCAGCAACTCCGAGTTCCTGGCCTTCGCGGCGCGGGCCGACACGCCGGACGACGCGCTGGCGCAGCTCTCGGCCCTGCGAGAGCGCTACCCGGACGCCACGCACCACTGCTGGGCCTACGTGATCGGCCCCGCGTACCGCTTCCACGACGACGGCGAACCGGGCGGCACGGCGGGCACCCCGATCCTGCGGGCCATCCAGGGGCAGGGCGTGGATCACGTGATGGTCGTGGTCGTGCGGTACTACGGCGGCGTGAACCTGGGCACCGGCGGCCTGGTGCGGGCCTACGGCGGGACGGCGGCCGAATGCCTGCGGACGGCCCCGAGACTGGAGATCCGCCCCCGGCAGGCCGTGACGGTTCACGTGCCCTTCGAGCACGTGGGAGCCGTGTACCACGCACTCGACACCTTCGACACGGTGCGCGGCGCAGAGGACTACGGCGCAGACGGCCTGAGCATGACCGTGCAGCTGTACCCGGACGATGTGGACACCTTCACGGCCACCCTGCGGGACGCCACACGCGGCGCGGCCGTGACCTCGCTGTCCTGA
- a CDS encoding NUDIX hydrolase, with amino-acid sequence MSDRPESTPPAEHPNWPALVEDTAQPWETLSSRALVSGMRSVHEDLVRLPGGVETTYQYRQRGPRAVFALPVTADGQAVLIRQYRYPLRATVTEVVAGGIEAGESILAAAQREVAEEVGGQGGEWIALPGFYPQPSISGVVFYPFLALGVTLGDMTHEDTETIERVVVPLPEAYRRLEAGEIHDGPSSLTLFHARRVLEDRGLL; translated from the coding sequence ATGAGCGACCGACCCGAGTCCACGCCGCCAGCCGAGCACCCGAACTGGCCCGCCCTGGTCGAGGACACCGCGCAGCCGTGGGAAACGCTTTCCAGCCGGGCGCTGGTGTCGGGGATGCGCTCCGTCCACGAGGATCTTGTGCGGCTGCCGGGCGGGGTCGAGACCACGTACCAGTACCGGCAGCGCGGGCCACGCGCCGTCTTTGCCCTGCCGGTGACCGCCGACGGGCAGGCCGTGCTGATCCGCCAGTACCGCTACCCGCTGCGGGCCACCGTCACCGAGGTCGTGGCGGGCGGGATCGAGGCCGGCGAGTCCATTCTGGCCGCCGCGCAGCGCGAGGTCGCCGAGGAGGTCGGCGGCCAGGGCGGCGAGTGGATCGCGCTGCCGGGCTTCTACCCGCAGCCGAGTATCAGCGGCGTGGTGTTCTATCCGTTCCTGGCGCTGGGTGTGACCCTGGGCGACATGACCCACGAGGACACCGAGACCATCGAGCGTGTGGTCGTGCCGCTGCCCGAGGCGTACCGCCGCCTGGAGGCCGGCGAGATCCACGACGGCCCGAGCAGCCTGACGCTGTTCCACGCCCGGCGCGTGCTGGAAGACCGGGGCCTGCTCTGA
- a CDS encoding DUF4403 family protein, whose amino-acid sequence MSAPALAAPSTLAVPVTVPLAGVQVAANARVPAEFARLEETRSYLGGLLSVKLSGTVTRAGHVSVQPSEDGAGLVVSVPIRAAFRAGPGGSGAVLARDFGGEATVRLTVTPTVTPAWEAGVRVEGTARWTDPLAVELAPGVRISVQSLVESQVQAQLDTVAAEVERAVREGANLRGRAQALWARGQQPWTLPTPEPATALVTGRTLAVTPLRVTPDALKLTLGATFDLAVNLGRAAPLTAPAALPPLTVGPVPASGVRLSVPARLPWPDLSRLATAYASARTVTLPVPTSPTVRVLDVTLTPSGPRISAAVRVQVRGPLGLTVRATADVSGTPVLDDAGHVLTLQDATVVTRREGLTGRVVGWLADARAQAYLRQAARVELAPLLGRARAQVQTRLPFTPVPGVSLSGTVGELRLSAFTVTPAALVVTADAAGTLAARVDVAALPASGAGGR is encoded by the coding sequence ATGTCTGCCCCTGCCCTGGCGGCCCCCTCGACGCTGGCCGTGCCGGTCACGGTGCCCCTGGCGGGCGTGCAGGTGGCCGCGAACGCCCGCGTGCCCGCCGAGTTCGCCCGGCTGGAGGAGACGCGCAGCTACCTGGGCGGCCTGCTCAGCGTGAAGCTGTCGGGCACGGTCACGCGGGCGGGGCACGTGAGCGTGCAGCCGTCGGAAGACGGTGCGGGGCTGGTGGTCAGCGTACCGATCCGTGCGGCCTTCCGCGCTGGGCCGGGTGGATCGGGGGCCGTGCTGGCCCGCGACTTCGGCGGCGAGGCGACGGTGCGCCTGACCGTCACGCCCACCGTGACCCCGGCGTGGGAGGCGGGCGTGCGCGTAGAGGGCACGGCCCGTTGGACAGATCCGCTGGCGGTGGAGCTGGCCCCCGGCGTGCGGATCAGCGTGCAGTCCCTGGTGGAGTCGCAGGTGCAGGCGCAGCTGGACACGGTCGCGGCCGAGGTCGAGCGGGCCGTGCGCGAGGGCGCGAATCTGCGCGGGCGGGCGCAGGCGCTGTGGGCCCGCGGCCAGCAGCCGTGGACACTGCCCACCCCGGAACCCGCGACCGCCCTGGTCACCGGCCGCACGCTGGCGGTCACGCCCCTGCGGGTCACGCCCGATGCCCTGAAGCTCACGCTGGGGGCCACCTTCGATCTGGCGGTGAACCTGGGCCGCGCCGCCCCGCTGACCGCCCCGGCCGCCCTGCCCCCGCTCACCGTGGGGCCGGTGCCCGCGTCCGGCGTGCGCCTGAGCGTGCCTGCCCGCCTGCCGTGGCCCGACCTGTCGCGGCTGGCGACGGCGTATGCCTCGGCCCGCACGGTCACGCTGCCGGTGCCCACCAGCCCCACCGTGCGCGTGCTGGACGTGACCCTGACCCCCTCCGGGCCGCGCATCTCGGCCGCCGTGCGGGTGCAGGTACGCGGCCCGCTGGGCCTGACCGTCCGGGCCACCGCCGACGTGAGCGGCACGCCCGTGCTCGACGACGCCGGGCACGTCCTGACCCTGCAAGACGCCACCGTCGTCACGCGCCGCGAGGGCCTGACCGGGCGCGTGGTCGGCTGGCTGGCCGATGCCCGCGCCCAGGCCTATCTGCGGCAGGCCGCCCGCGTGGAACTGGCCCCGCTGCTGGGCCGCGCCCGTGCCCAGGTGCAGACCCGCCTGCCCTTCACCCCCGTCCCCGGCGTCTCGCTGTCCGGCACCGTGGGGGAGCTGCGCCTGAGCGCCTTTACCGTCACGCCCGCTGCCCTGGTCGTGACCGCCGACGCCGCCGGGACGCTGGCAGCGCGGGTGGATGTGGCGGCGCTACCCGCGTCGGGGGCGGGAGGGCGGTAA
- a CDS encoding intradiol ring-cleavage dioxygenase: MTQLITPYPADDHDHHDDLNNLGLQADQTMLGKSVLDRRRVLGLGLLGIGLLVGCGSAALTTPAIGGTTGTAECPAAIPSETAGPYPADGSAASGQSLNVLTRSGIVRQDLRTSLSTGNTAAGVPLTVVLRLVNTNASCAALSGYAVYLWHCTADGNYSMYSSAIVGEDYLRGVQESGSDGTVTFQTVVPGCYAGRWPHIHFEVYPTLASATNASNKIQTSQLALPQATCEAVYATSGYSASTSNLSRISLASDNIFSDGSSTQMPTMTGSTSAGYTATLTVGLAR; this comes from the coding sequence ATGACACAGCTCATCACGCCCTACCCCGCCGACGACCACGACCACCACGACGACCTGAACAACCTGGGCCTGCAGGCCGACCAGACCATGCTGGGCAAGTCTGTGCTGGATCGTCGCCGGGTGCTGGGCCTGGGCCTGCTCGGGATCGGACTGCTGGTCGGCTGCGGCAGCGCGGCCCTGACCACTCCGGCCATCGGCGGCACCACGGGCACCGCCGAGTGCCCCGCTGCGATCCCCAGCGAGACCGCCGGGCCGTATCCGGCCGACGGCAGCGCGGCGTCGGGACAGTCGCTGAACGTGCTGACGCGCAGCGGGATCGTGCGCCAGGATCTGCGCACCAGCCTGAGCACCGGGAACACCGCTGCGGGCGTGCCGCTGACCGTGGTGCTGAGGCTGGTGAACACGAATGCCAGCTGCGCGGCCCTGAGCGGTTACGCGGTCTATCTGTGGCACTGCACCGCCGACGGCAACTACTCGATGTACTCGTCGGCCATCGTCGGGGAGGACTACCTGCGTGGCGTGCAGGAGAGCGGCAGCGACGGTACCGTGACCTTCCAGACCGTGGTGCCCGGCTGTTACGCGGGCCGCTGGCCGCACATCCATTTCGAGGTGTATCCCACGCTTGCCAGCGCCACGAATGCGTCGAACAAGATCCAGACCTCGCAGCTCGCGCTGCCGCAGGCCACCTGCGAGGCGGTGTACGCCACCAGCGGCTATTCGGCCAGCACGTCGAACCTGTCGCGGATCTCGCTCGCCAGCGACAACATCTTCAGCGACGGCTCCAGTACCCAGATGCCCACCATGACCGGCAGCACCAGCGCCGGGTATACGGCGACCCTGACGGTCGGTCTGGCCCGCTGA
- a CDS encoding secondary thiamine-phosphate synthase enzyme YjbQ, with protein MWTQRDLNLKPVRRGFHLITREVVSALPELAGVRVGVLHVFIQHTSASLTISENASPDVRRDFETYFNHAVPDGWADFEHTLEGPDDMAAHIKASVLGSSVSVPVRDGRLAMGTWQGVYVCEHRDHGGPRRLVLTLMGE; from the coding sequence ATGTGGACACAGCGCGACCTGAACCTGAAGCCCGTGCGGCGCGGCTTCCACCTGATCACGCGCGAGGTCGTCTCGGCCCTGCCGGAACTGGCGGGCGTGCGCGTGGGCGTGCTGCATGTGTTCATCCAGCACACGTCGGCCAGCCTGACCATCAGCGAGAACGCTTCTCCCGACGTGCGGCGTGACTTCGAGACCTACTTCAACCACGCCGTGCCCGACGGCTGGGCGGACTTCGAGCACACCCTGGAGGGGCCGGACGATATGGCCGCGCACATCAAGGCCAGCGTGCTCGGGTCCAGCGTGAGCGTGCCCGTGCGGGACGGTCGCCTCGCGATGGGCACATGGCAGGGCGTGTACGTGTGTGAGCACCGCGACCACGGCGGCCCGAGACGGCTGGTGCTGACGCTGATGGGCGAATAG